A single Candidatus Sulfotelmatobacter sp. DNA region contains:
- the argC gene encoding N-acetyl-gamma-glutamyl-phosphate reductase produces MLAKTMTAKFKTAVLGATGYSGVELTRILVRHPRLEKPVLLRRPGSDGSVPDLAEVFPALSGNGGYPLHSLSWSKLKQHGVELLFLATPHEASRELVPQALAQGLRVIDLSGAWRLKQEQHRAIYNFQDADAVTAAELTEEAVYGLPELNGDRVGNATLVANPGCYATSVILALAPLLKAGVVDRSRGIVSDSKSGVSGAGKEPSAQTHFVSVADNLSAYSVFSHRHVGEIVEQLALGPAELIFTPHLLPIPRGILSTIYLHLNREMTPLEVESCFRNFYSGKRWVRVFQTPKLPQVQFCLHTNYCDLGFCLAEDGRRLVLISCIDNLLKGAAGQAVQNMNLMYGWGEDEGLQ; encoded by the coding sequence ATGTTGGCAAAGACGATGACGGCAAAGTTCAAAACCGCAGTGCTGGGCGCGACCGGGTATTCCGGGGTGGAGCTGACGCGCATTCTTGTGCGTCATCCACGGCTGGAGAAACCGGTATTGCTTCGTCGGCCTGGCAGCGACGGCAGCGTGCCGGATTTGGCCGAGGTATTTCCGGCTCTTTCCGGAAATGGCGGCTATCCCTTGCATTCGCTCTCGTGGTCCAAGCTCAAACAACATGGAGTGGAACTGTTATTTCTGGCGACGCCGCACGAGGCGTCGCGCGAATTGGTGCCGCAGGCGCTCGCGCAGGGACTGCGAGTAATCGACTTGAGCGGCGCATGGCGGTTGAAGCAGGAGCAGCATCGCGCGATCTACAACTTTCAGGACGCGGATGCGGTGACGGCTGCGGAACTCACGGAGGAAGCGGTGTACGGGTTGCCGGAATTAAATGGCGATCGCGTTGGGAATGCCACGCTGGTGGCTAATCCCGGATGCTATGCCACATCTGTGATCCTGGCATTGGCGCCGCTGCTTAAGGCTGGAGTGGTGGATCGCAGTCGCGGAATCGTATCCGATTCGAAGTCTGGAGTCTCGGGAGCAGGTAAGGAACCTTCCGCGCAGACGCACTTCGTATCGGTGGCTGACAATCTGTCCGCCTACTCGGTTTTCAGTCATCGGCACGTTGGAGAAATCGTCGAGCAACTCGCACTAGGTCCGGCGGAATTGATTTTTACTCCGCACTTGCTTCCGATTCCACGCGGCATTCTGTCGACGATTTATTTGCATCTGAATCGGGAGATGACACCGCTGGAAGTCGAATCGTGCTTTCGCAATTTTTATTCGGGCAAGCGATGGGTACGGGTTTTTCAAACGCCGAAGCTGCCGCAGGTGCAGTTTTGTCTCCACACAAACTACTGCGATCTGGGGTTTTGTCTGGCGGAAGACGGAAGGCGGTTGGTGTTGATTTCGTGCATCGACAATCTTTTGAAAGGTGCCGCCGGACAAGCCGTGCAGAATATGAACCTGATGTATGGATGGGGGGAAGACGAGGGACTGCAATGA
- the argB gene encoding acetylglutamate kinase, with translation MTIVIKIGGAALEDAATLRKCARAIAELAQDGHRVVVVHGGGSALTRVLKQLGKQSEFIGGLRVTDAETRDVALMVLGGMVNKKVVAAIQAAGMPAVGFCGGDGMTFRARRKQIRGNDLGFVGEICFAEPCWIEALWQQGGIPVLASLALGADGEYYNVNADEMAAACAAACHANALIFLTDVPGVKDAEGSVIPWLNTKQAQDLADGSVVSGGMLPKLEACRQALKQGVGRVRILPAAEAETLPQFYLTKLNCGTEVTCA, from the coding sequence ATGACAATCGTGATCAAAATTGGAGGAGCGGCGCTCGAGGATGCGGCCACACTGCGCAAATGCGCGCGCGCGATTGCGGAACTCGCGCAGGATGGTCACCGCGTGGTTGTGGTTCACGGCGGCGGCAGCGCGCTCACGCGGGTTCTGAAGCAACTGGGAAAGCAAAGTGAATTCATCGGCGGGTTGCGCGTGACCGATGCTGAGACGCGCGATGTCGCGCTGATGGTGCTGGGCGGAATGGTGAACAAGAAAGTCGTGGCGGCGATTCAGGCGGCGGGAATGCCGGCGGTGGGATTCTGCGGCGGCGACGGTATGACATTTCGTGCGCGGCGAAAACAGATTCGCGGCAACGATCTGGGATTTGTCGGCGAGATCTGTTTCGCGGAGCCGTGCTGGATCGAAGCGTTATGGCAGCAGGGAGGAATTCCGGTTCTCGCTTCGCTGGCGCTGGGAGCGGACGGCGAGTATTACAACGTGAATGCGGATGAGATGGCGGCGGCGTGCGCGGCGGCCTGCCATGCCAACGCGCTGATTTTTCTCACTGATGTGCCGGGAGTGAAAGACGCCGAAGGCAGCGTGATTCCGTGGCTGAATACGAAACAGGCACAGGATCTGGCCGACGGATCGGTCGTCAGCGGCGGCATGTTGCCCAAACTGGAGGCCTGCCGCCAGGCGTTGAAGCAGGGAGTGGGCCGGGTGCGGATATTGCCTGCGGCGGAAGCGGAGACGCTGCCGCAGTTCTATCTCACGAAATTGAATTGCGGCACCGAGGTCACCTGCGCGTGA
- the argF gene encoding ornithine carbamoyltransferase yields MQNSTAAAETFPGVFWCPDLVSTRDLGPQGVQAVLHLAELMKSRPSVFQRSLAGKQMVMFFEKPSLRTRLTFEAGMTSLGGTAMFVDQSQSRLDARERLSDIAHNLERWVDVIVLRTFAQETIEGMARFASVPVINALSDLEHPCQALADYFTLQERYGDLKKISLAYVGDGNNVAHSLLLTCACLGSSIRVATPKGYAPNAQIVADARKIAKQTGAGIELFTDPRAAVAGADAVYTDAWASMGQEQEAAQRAEIFQPYQVNRQLMADAAPHAAFMHCLPAHRGEEVTDEVMDSENSVIFEQAENRLHVQKSILYLLLGGAVRLPVRSAHA; encoded by the coding sequence TTGCAAAATAGTACGGCGGCGGCGGAAACATTTCCTGGCGTCTTCTGGTGCCCGGACCTGGTATCGACCCGGGATCTTGGGCCGCAGGGCGTGCAGGCCGTGCTGCATCTGGCGGAGCTCATGAAATCGCGACCCTCGGTTTTCCAGCGGTCGCTAGCGGGCAAACAGATGGTGATGTTCTTTGAGAAGCCGTCGCTCAGAACGCGACTGACGTTCGAAGCGGGAATGACGAGCCTGGGCGGGACGGCGATGTTCGTCGATCAGTCGCAGAGCCGGCTGGATGCCCGGGAAAGACTGAGCGATATCGCGCACAATCTCGAACGTTGGGTGGATGTAATTGTGCTGCGGACTTTCGCGCAGGAAACCATTGAAGGCATGGCTCGCTTCGCGTCGGTTCCGGTGATCAACGCGCTCAGCGATTTGGAGCACCCATGCCAGGCGCTGGCCGATTACTTTACGTTGCAGGAAAGGTATGGCGATCTCAAGAAGATTTCGCTGGCGTATGTGGGAGACGGCAATAACGTTGCGCATTCTCTTTTGCTGACGTGCGCGTGCCTCGGGTCTTCGATCCGGGTCGCGACGCCGAAGGGCTACGCACCGAATGCGCAGATTGTTGCCGATGCTCGGAAGATTGCGAAGCAGACCGGAGCTGGAATTGAGTTGTTTACCGATCCTCGCGCGGCGGTTGCCGGCGCGGACGCAGTCTATACCGACGCGTGGGCGAGTATGGGGCAGGAGCAAGAAGCGGCGCAGCGCGCTGAAATATTTCAACCTTACCAGGTGAATCGGCAACTCATGGCAGACGCCGCGCCACATGCGGCTTTTATGCACTGCTTGCCCGCGCATCGGGGCGAGGAAGTTACCGACGAGGTAATGGACTCCGAGAATTCGGTCATCTTCGAGCAGGCGGAAAACCGGCTGCACGTGCAGAAATCTATACTTTATTTATTGCTGGGTGGCGCGGTGCGCCTGCCCGTTAGGAGCGCTCATGCCTGA
- a CDS encoding argininosuccinate synthase has product MPEKVVLAYSGGLDTSIIIPWLKENYSYDVIAMVGDVGQGDDIEAVVEKAYKTGASKVIVEDLREEFLTGYVFPALKAGAVYEHKYLLGTSLARPVIAKHQVEVALREGATAVAHGCTGKGNDQVRFELTYQALAPELKIIAPWREWTLKSREDCLDYAETHGIPVAASREKIHSRDRNLWHISHEGGELEDAGNAPLPTTWQITRSPQDAPDKAEEVNIGFAQGIPVSANGMKMDPVSLVELVNEIGARNAIGRIDLVENRFVGMKSRGCYETPGGTLLIAAHRELEALCLEREVAHFKEHIGLKYAEIVYFGLWFTPLREALDAFVESTQKEMTGSVTLSLYKGNVSVVSRESEHSLYRTDLSSFTMGDSYDQKDAAGFIRILGLPSRSRAKTRLEVAR; this is encoded by the coding sequence ATGCCTGAGAAAGTTGTTCTTGCCTATTCCGGTGGTTTAGATACGTCGATCATTATTCCTTGGTTGAAGGAAAACTATTCCTACGACGTCATCGCGATGGTTGGCGATGTTGGCCAGGGCGATGACATTGAAGCCGTGGTTGAGAAAGCTTACAAGACGGGCGCCAGCAAGGTGATCGTTGAAGACCTGCGCGAAGAGTTTCTCACTGGGTATGTATTCCCTGCTCTGAAGGCCGGAGCGGTTTACGAGCACAAATATCTGCTCGGGACGTCGCTGGCGCGGCCGGTGATTGCGAAGCATCAGGTCGAAGTGGCGCTGCGCGAAGGGGCGACGGCGGTTGCGCACGGCTGCACCGGCAAGGGCAACGATCAGGTGCGATTTGAATTGACCTACCAGGCGCTGGCTCCGGAGTTGAAGATCATCGCGCCGTGGCGGGAGTGGACTTTGAAGTCGCGTGAAGACTGTCTCGATTATGCGGAGACGCACGGGATTCCAGTAGCGGCGAGCCGCGAGAAGATTCATAGCCGCGACCGAAATTTATGGCACATCAGCCATGAAGGCGGCGAATTGGAAGATGCCGGCAATGCACCGTTGCCGACGACGTGGCAAATTACGCGATCGCCGCAGGACGCGCCGGATAAGGCGGAAGAAGTAAACATCGGCTTCGCGCAAGGAATTCCGGTTTCGGCGAACGGGATGAAAATGGATCCTGTGTCTCTGGTCGAACTGGTGAACGAAATTGGGGCACGCAACGCGATTGGCCGCATCGACCTGGTCGAAAACCGATTTGTTGGAATGAAGTCGCGGGGATGCTACGAAACTCCCGGCGGGACTTTGCTGATTGCGGCTCATCGCGAACTCGAGGCTCTATGCCTTGAGCGCGAGGTTGCCCACTTTAAAGAACACATCGGCCTCAAGTATGCGGAGATCGTTTACTTCGGCCTGTGGTTTACGCCGCTGCGCGAGGCACTCGATGCCTTTGTCGAAAGCACGCAGAAAGAAATGACGGGCAGCGTGACGCTCTCGCTGTACAAGGGAAACGTGTCGGTGGTCAGCCGCGAGTCGGAGCATTCTCTTTACCGTACTGATCTTTCTTCCTTCACCATGGGCGACAGTTACGACCAGAAGGATGCGGCCGGATTTATTCGCATTCTGGGCTTGCCGTCGCGGTCCCGCGCCAAGACTCGCCTGGAGGTCGCGCGATGA
- the argH gene encoding argininosuccinate lyase — translation MKMWSGRFRQALDPDFERWQRSFSFDRRLLKCELMASNAHARALKAAGILSSDELICILQGLGQIGDKAAAPAFLHDDEAEDVHHFVEKQLVALIGETGYKLHSGRSRNEQIATDLRLYVRAAIDQLRQELAELCGVITDRAEQAGDAAMPAYTHLQRAEPVLVGHWLLAYVEMFLRDAERLADCRKRLNLCPLGSGAVAGATLPLDRGLMANALGFDSVTANSIDATSDRDFALEFVNVLSVLAVHLSRWAEEMILLSSQEYAFVILPEAYSTGSSAMPQKKNPDLLELVRGKSGRLVGNAIALMVAVKGLALAYNKDLQETQEPLFDSCDQLLQMLPLITGWMKAVEFDRERMQEAAQSGSMNAWAAATYLVKRGMPSRHAHERIGKAVQICIERSCELQALPLDDLRAISPAFDEDFYDALKLASVLAVHDVAGGTAPSRVRSAIQTTRKKIEILREEAHAHA, via the coding sequence ATGAAGATGTGGTCGGGAAGGTTCCGGCAGGCGCTGGATCCTGATTTTGAGCGCTGGCAGCGGTCGTTCAGTTTTGACCGACGTTTGCTGAAATGCGAACTGATGGCCAGCAACGCGCATGCGCGGGCGCTCAAAGCGGCGGGCATCCTCTCGTCCGACGAACTGATTTGCATTTTGCAGGGCCTGGGGCAGATCGGCGACAAAGCGGCCGCGCCCGCATTTCTACACGATGACGAAGCGGAGGATGTGCATCATTTCGTCGAGAAGCAACTGGTAGCGCTGATCGGCGAAACGGGATACAAGTTGCACAGCGGCCGCAGCCGCAATGAACAAATTGCGACGGATCTTCGTCTCTACGTGCGAGCGGCGATCGATCAACTACGGCAGGAACTGGCCGAGTTGTGCGGCGTAATCACCGATCGGGCAGAACAGGCCGGGGACGCGGCCATGCCCGCCTATACGCATCTCCAAAGAGCGGAACCGGTTCTGGTCGGGCATTGGCTATTGGCGTATGTGGAAATGTTTCTGCGAGATGCGGAACGGCTGGCGGACTGCCGGAAGCGCTTGAATCTTTGTCCGCTGGGATCGGGTGCGGTTGCCGGTGCGACTTTGCCACTCGACCGCGGCTTGATGGCGAATGCGCTGGGATTCGACAGCGTAACGGCCAACAGTATTGACGCTACCAGCGATCGGGATTTCGCACTCGAGTTCGTCAATGTGCTGTCGGTACTCGCGGTGCATCTTAGCCGCTGGGCTGAGGAGATGATTTTGTTATCGTCGCAGGAATATGCATTTGTGATTCTGCCAGAAGCTTATTCGACAGGCAGTAGCGCGATGCCGCAGAAGAAAAATCCGGACTTGCTGGAGTTAGTGCGGGGCAAGAGTGGGCGTCTCGTGGGAAATGCCATCGCTCTGATGGTTGCGGTGAAGGGCCTGGCGCTGGCCTACAACAAGGATTTGCAAGAAACCCAGGAACCACTTTTCGACTCCTGCGACCAGCTTCTGCAAATGTTGCCACTGATCACGGGATGGATGAAAGCAGTTGAGTTTGATCGGGAACGGATGCAGGAGGCCGCCCAATCGGGGTCGATGAATGCGTGGGCCGCAGCAACGTATCTAGTGAAGCGGGGCATGCCGTCGCGGCATGCGCATGAACGGATTGGCAAGGCGGTGCAGATTTGTATCGAGCGTAGCTGCGAACTACAAGCGTTGCCGCTGGACGATCTGCGAGCGATCAGCCCTGCGTTTGATGAGGATTTCTACGACGCGCTGAAACTGGCTTCGGTGCTGGCGGTACACGATGTTGCGGGCGGCACGGCTCCCAGCCGCGTGCGGAGTGCAATTCAGACGACGAGAAAAAAGATCGAGATACTTCGCGAGGAGGCCCATGCGCACGCGTAA